GATTCTCCCGGCGGTGGGCTGTGATGAAGATGAGCCTGCTGCCCGCGGCCCATTCCAGTACGGGGTGGGTGTAGTTGTCCCTCACGGTGTGCTGCATGGCGTCTATCACCGTGTTGCCGGTGATATATATGGTGGCGGGATCCTTGCCCTCCCTTTTCAGCTGCTCGGCGGCCAGACGGGTGGGGGCGAAGTTGTAGCGCGCAATGATGCTCACCGCCTGCCTGTTGAACTCCTCGGGATAGGGGCTGTATATGTCGTAGGTGCGGAGCCCCGCCTCCACGTGGCCCACGGGTATCTGCATATAGTAGCAGCAGAGAGCCGTCACAAAGGTGGTGGAGGTGTCGCCGTGGACCAATACCACATCGGGCTTCACCTCTTCCAGCGCGCTCCTGATGCTGCCCAGTATCCCCGCCGTGATGTCAAACAGGGTCTGGTTTTGCTTCATGATGGAGAGGTCGTAGTCCGGCTGCACCCCAAAGGCGTCAAGCACCTGGTCCAGCATCTGCCGGTGCTGGCCCGTGACGCAGACCACGGTCCTGATGCCCGGCCGGGTCTTCAGCTCGTTGACCAGCGGGCACATCTTGATGGCTTCCGGCCTGGTGCCGAATACCAGCATGACAGTTTTCATTTGGCGCCTCTTTTTATAATCTAAATAAAATATATCACATATTCCCTTGGTCTGTCAAGAAACGCCCTCTGCCTGCCCTCCCGTTCAATCCTGACGTCACTTCGGCGGTGAGGGCTGTCAGCCCTCACCGGTAAGAAGTCTCCTTCAATAGAACCTCGAGTTGCGGCTATAGACCGGCCGGGGCGGGACAAAGGATTGCTCCCGGCGGTAGGCCTATGCCTTACCCGGGGTCTTTCCTTCCATTACAGGAGATTTCTTACCGCCCTTCACTTTGTTCCGGGCGCCGAAATGACGTTTTAGTTGACCGCCGGGGACATCCCCCGCGTCATCTCGCGCCATTGGCGAAGCCAAGGACGCTCAGAGATCTACGGGGGCACCGACGGCCGAATGCCGTTGGGGGGGCCGTACAAGGCGGAGACCGGGAAGCGCTCTACCCCGCGTCACCTCGGCGCAAAACGCATCTGTCAAAC
The DNA window shown above is from Abditibacteriota bacterium and carries:
- the wecB gene encoding UDP-N-acetylglucosamine 2-epimerase (non-hydrolyzing); amino-acid sequence: MKTVMLVFGTRPEAIKMCPLVNELKTRPGIRTVVCVTGQHRQMLDQVLDAFGVQPDYDLSIMKQNQTLFDITAGILGSIRSALEEVKPDVVLVHGDTSTTFVTALCCYYMQIPVGHVEAGLRTYDIYSPYPEEFNRQAVSIIARYNFAPTRLAAEQLKREGKDPATIYITGNTVIDAMQHTVRDNYTHPVLEWAAGSRLIFITAHRRENLGEPMRHMFRAIRRVLDEHPDCKAVYPIHMNPAVREAAAAELGGCARIRIIEPLEVFDCHNFEARSYLCLTDSGGIQEECPSYGVPVLVMRDTTERPEGIEAGTLKLVGTGEDTIYSTFKLLLEDEGEYARMSHASNPYGDGHACERIADILQKG